The region TTTCCGAGCTATGTTTTTGCATTCTCACGGCCAACAGCTCTGCTGAGCTTGGCATTAAAATTCAGAACGAAATTGGGGATGGTTTTCTTCATCTGTCTGAAAGCGAACTTGTGAAAGAGCTGAAAAGGCTGGGACACAGGTTCTGGAGGACGAGAGCTGGATTCATTGTCCGGGCGAGAAAATTTTCCAGGATCAGGGACATCGTGGTCGATAGCATCGAGAGCGGTGGTGTGAGTGAGGCAAGGGAGTGGCTGGTGAAAAACATCAAGGGTATTGGCTATAAAGAGGCCAGCCATTTTCTCAGAAACGTCGGTTATTTTGACCTTGCGATACTTGACAGACACATTCTTGCTGTGATGCACAAATACGGCATACTGAATGAGATCTCCAAAACCCTCACGAGAAAAAGATACCTTGAAATCGAACAGAAGTTCGTTGAGATTGCCGATCTGGCCGGAATGAAGCCGGGAATTCTTGATCTCTATGTGTGGTATATGAGAACAGGTAAGGTGCTTAAATAACGTATATAAAAACTCAAATTCAGCAACTTTAAATAATGGGAATTTGATTCAGAGATGGATGATAGTGGGTATAGATGTCGGGGGGACAAATACCGATGTAGCGTTTCTCTCAGAAAATCAGGTTAAAACCTTCAAATTTCCAAACGAGTATGGTGTTGAAAACATTCTGAACAGGATTTCCAGAGAGGTGGACATTAAGCGTTCAAGATTGATAATAAGCACGTCCGTCCCTCTCAATGCCCTCACGAGTGAATTCGACAGGATAAAGGTTCTGTCTCTTGTTTTTCCCGGCCCCGGACTGGATTACAGCCGTTATGGCATCGTTATGAGGGGTTACGTCAATCACAGGGGCATTTATGTTGAGGAGATTAACGAAGAGGAGATTGTAAAGGCTCTGGAAGGGGAGGAATATGATGCACTGGCAATCTCCTCAAAGTTTTCGATAAGAAATCCGGTTATAGAACACAAGGTTTCGGAGGTGGCCAGTAACTTCATAGATGGGGATAGGATTGCCCTGAGTCACCACGTTGGCCTGATAAACTTTCCCCTGAGGATAAATACCACAATTCTGAATGCAAAAATTGCTGAAAAGGTTAAAAAACTCACGGAGAGTGTTAAGGAGATCAAAGAGGAATTTTTCTATTACAAGGGAGATGGCGGAATAATACCCTGGCAGATAGCCCTGAGAAATCCTCTGGAACTTTACAACTCGAGTCCGGCAGCAGTTGCCTACGGAGCGTATTTTCTGACTGGAATTAAGGATGCCCTCGTCATTGATATTGGGGGAACGACCACTGATCTCGTACTTTTGAAGGATGGGTCTCCGGAAGTTGAGGAAAAGGTGGAAATCAATGGTATGAGGACTCATGTGAGGTGTGTGAGGAGTTTTTCACTTCCCTATGGGGGAGATAGCCTCTACAGCGGTTCTTTGATGCCATACAGAGATGGTAAATCTGTGGCTTTTGGAGGGGACGCTCCAACGCTCACCGACCTGCTCAATGCACTGGGGGCAGAGATTGGAAGTTTTCAGAGGTCGAGGGAAAAGGTTGGGAGGGCCGATGCAGAAAGGGAGGTTGAGAGGTATGTGAATTCCGTAGCTGAGGTCGTCAGGAATTACCGGGTTAAGACGATAATTGGAACGGGATACCTCGCCCAGCACCTTGTTCCCAGAATTGCCGAGGCAGCGGGGAGGAGATACACAATACCCGAGCATTACGGCTCGGCAAATGCTGTGGGTGTTGCGGTATCAAGAATAAGTCTCACGCTCTATGCCAGGTTCGATACCGAGAGGAGGCTTGCGATATTCAACGGAGAGGTTGATCAGGAGCAGTTTGAGAGCATATCTGGGCATCCGGATGATGATGAGCTTGTGGAACTTGCAATTGAGCGGGCCAAAGAACTGGCTCTGAAATACGGAGCAAATGAAAGGGACCTCGCGGACATAGATGTTATGTATTTCAACTCCTTCAATATTGTCAAAGGGGGCATAAAAAGGGGTAAGATTGTGGATATAATTGTTCAGATAAAGCCGGGATTGTGTTGTGATGTGGTATGAGGACTGGAATCGTTTATCATCCTAAATATCTGGAGCATGAGCAGTCTCCGACTCACCCTGAGAGAAGGGAGAGGCTCGCATACACTCTGGATCAGCTCATGGAGGAGGGGATTTTTGACCTCGAAAATATCGTCCTTCTCGAGCCTTTTGAAGCTGAGATTCAGGATGTGCTGGAAGTTCATACAAGAGAGTACGTTGATTTTCTGATTAAGACAAGTGAAACAGGTGGTTTCATCGATCTGGACACCAATGTACCTGTCGGTCTTGTTGATGTGGCATTGCTTGCAGCTGGAGGTGCGATAAGGGCTGCACAGGCTGTAATCGAGTCTGAGGTTGACAACGCATTTGCAATGATTCGCCCGCCAGGCCATCACGCAAAACCCCACACCGGTGCCGGCTTCTGTTACCTCAACAACATGGCCATTATGGTCAGGTGGATTCAGAAAAAGGGCTTCCGGAAGGTGGCGATAATTGACTGGGATGCTCATCATGGGGACGGAACACAGGAGATATTTTATGACGATGATTCAGTTCTCTTCATCTCCACTCACCAGATGCCGCTGTATCCGGGGACAGGGTATCCGTACGAAACTGGAAAGGGTCGCGGTGAGGGCTACACGATTAATGTGCCTCTCCCTCCAGGCACGTCTGATGAGGGCTATTTCTACGTTTTTGAGAAGGTTATTGAGCCTGTCATTCAGGAATTTGAGCCTGACTTCATTGCGGTATCTGCAGGACAGGACAATCACTTCACCGACCCGATAACGGGCCTCGCACTGACTGCAAAAGGTTATGCCGAGATAATGAAGAGGGCCGTAAATCTTGCCAGCGAGCTTTGCGAGGGGAGGATTGTTACCGTTCTGGAAGGTGGATACAGTGTTGAGCATGCCCTTCCGTACACGAATCTTGGAATAATCGCTGCCATGGCTGGGATGGACATCTCCAACATTCGGGAGCCAGAAAACTACCTTTCTGAGCTCAGGTGGAGAAAGAAGTACTATGCCACCGACAGGGTTGTGGAGAATGTCGAGGAGGTCAGGAGGATTCATTCAAAATACTGGGAGTGCTTCGGGGATGATTAATCGTTTTTTTAATTTCCCTAAATCACTATTAATTGTTTATTAATTCATTTGTATTTATTTGTTTGCAACTTTGTGCAATACCGCAAATATTAAATACAAAAATCTGTTCGCAAAAAACATGACAGTTTCCTTTGAGCCAGAATACTGCACGGGATGTGGGTTATGTGAAGTGACGTGCCCGAAATCGGCAATAAACGTCATCAAAACCGTTTCAGGTTATCATGCTGATATTGAGGGTTGCATTGACTGTGGTGTTTGCACAGTTTACTGCCAGTACGGTGCGCTGACTCTTGATACCTCACCTTTCAGCCAGATTCTTGACAAGATAAAATACTCCAAGACAGAAGTTAATTTTGAAAACTGTGTCTTTTGTGGGAAATGTGCCGAAAACTGCCCCAGAGATGCAATTGACGTTGAAAAACGGCTCGAGAAGGACAGGGTCAGGCTCGGTTATGTTCGCATTGGAGAGGGGTGCATTCAGTGCAGGAACTGTGTGATGTTCTGCCCCACCGATGCCGTCAGGATAGTCAGGGGCAGGCCTGAGATTGACGAGAGCAAGTGCATTTACTGCCAGATCTGCCAGGGTGTCTGTCCCAAGGATGTCATCGAAATACACTGCGATTCATGCAAGATAAAATTCGAATATGCCGTCTCCGGAAACGTGGATGTTGATATTGGCTGCTCACTTTGCGGAACGTGTGAAATGGTCTGTGAGTTTGATGCCATTCATGTTAACAGAATATTCGCAGGAGAGCAGAGCTTTGATGGGAACAAATGCCTTGGGGATGAATGCACGATTTGCATAAACATCTGTCCGAACAACGCAATATCGTATGAATACGGGGATGGCAAAATTGTTGCGTTCGGTGACTCATGCAATTTCTGCGGTAAATGTGAAAAGTACTGTCCGGGGAATGCGATAGGGATCGAGAGGTTCGTCTCCGAAAGGTATGAGGAAATCCATCTCCCGGGGAAGATAAGTGGTTATCACGAGATCCACCCGATCATAGAAGTCAGCAGCAAGTGCATAGGATGCCATTTCTGTGAATCCGTCTGTAAAATTGCAAAAGAAATCAATCTGTCCGAGGTCAGGGGCGAAGTCGAACCGGAGAACTGCACAGCATGCGGGCTGTGTGAGAGTGTTTGCCCGATGGATGCCATAGTTGTCAGGGAGAAGCTGTAATTCTTTGTATTTTCTTATTTTTCTTGCCCGAGGAAGTGATAAAGTCTAAATAAATGAATGACCAATCTTGCGGCATGGTTGTGATAGAATTATTCGCAACCCTCAGAGAAAGGTACGGTAAGAGGGTTGAGGTTGAGGCGGAGGATTTTGAGGATGCAATAAGGAAAGCTTCTGAGGTTTTTGGTAAGAGCTTTTACAGCGAGGTTTTTGAAGAGGCTGGCTCGGTCAGGGATGACAGAATAGTTCTCATAAATGGCAGAAACGTCAAGGACCTTGAAAAAATGCCTAAGCTGAAAAAAGAAGATAAGATAAGTATATTCCCTCCGATCGCCGGTGGTTAGTACCTTATGCTCTCGAGATCTTCTCCACTGAAATAAATTTCCTGAATGATGTCGTATATGTCGTCCATTCCGTAACCGCTAACTGAGGAAACCGGAATGAGGGGTCTGATAAGTCCGAGATCCTTCAGGACGTGGAACAAATCTCTTGAAAGGCTTTTTTCTTCCTGAATATCATCATAAAGCGATTCGGGGTCATCGCTCCAGCCCGTAATCTTTCTCAGCGTGTGTTCGGGCAGAAGGTCTGATTTGCTCAAAACGGGAATCTGTGGTATGTTCAGTCTCAGTACTGCTGAGGAATACAGGAAGACCATGGAGATGTACCCTGATGGCTGCTGTGAGATTACGGGATCTAAAAGGAACACTGAAACGGAATTATTCACACCGAAAGTCCTCAGGATTATTTCTCCACTGCTTCTCATTGTGAAAAGCTCCATCTGTCCCGGAGTATCCACAAGGACGTACTCTGCGCTGTAAAGGTCGAGGTCATCGACGATATCCTGAGCCCTTGTGGCAATGAGATCTGCTGAGATTATCTGAGCGCCGTTTGGCCCGACATTGTATTTTTCCATGATGTCCGATACGGTGAACCACTCTCTCACATCCACATCCGGCTCGTATGGGAGATAATCAGCACCGGGGTCGAGATTGACAATGGCGTGATCTATCTTTTTAAAGTCGAGGTAATCTGAAAAAGCCTTGGTGAAATATGATTTTCCGCTACCGGCAGTCCCTACGGCGAATACAAAAATTCTCTCTTCCATGCTCTGTTTACGGGCGGCGAACTTTAAAAAAGTATACCTTAACGATTAATAGTCTGTTTTGAATGGTATTTCAAAAACCGCTAATATTTATATCCGGAAAGCCCTAATTAAATTTTGAGGTGGTTAGAATGGGAAAACTGGCTTTAGTTCTGGCAAGTGGGGAGCTTGAAAAGCTCCAGGCGGCAAGTATAATTGCAAGTGTGGCCTCAACTCTGGGAAATGAGGTTGTGGTCTTTGCAACAATGGATGGGTTGCTCGCTTTCAGAAAGGATGTTGTGGAGAATAAGGCATGGAAGACTGCCGGAGACCTCGGTAAGGGCATGCTGGAAAGCAATGTTCCCTTATTCGTGGACACATTCAGGCAGGCAAAGGAGGTAGGTAACCTCAAGATGTATGCCTGCGGTATGATCATGGACATGCTCAAGATGAGCAAGGACGACTTTGTGGACATCTTTGATGACGTTGTTGGAGTTTCGGCTTTCCTTGGAATGATCGAGGGAGCACAGGTTCTGTTTATCTGAAGTCAGAAGGGGGTGGTTGAGATGGAGGTAAAGGCTGACAGGGTTGTGGACGCAAGGGGCAGCTACTGTCCGGGACCGCTCATGGAACTGATCAAGGCTATCAGAGAGGAAGACGTTGGCAGGATTATTGAGGTCTGGTCAAGTGATGAAAGCTCGGCTAAGGACATTCCGGAATGGGTTAAAAAGGCTGGACACGAACTTGTAGGGGTTTTTGAGGCGGACGGATACTGGAGAATTGTCGTGAAGAAAACCAGATAATTTTTTAATTTTTGGAGAGGTGGTTCAATGAAAAGGGTTGTCATTCTCGGTGGGGGTGTTGCAGGCACCCTCACGGCGAACTATCTTGTTCCGAAAATAAAAGAGAGGATTAAAAACGAAGAAGTTCAGATAACGCTCATCTCCGACAGGAATTTTCAGATTTACGAACCTGGTTTCCTCTATCTGATTTTCAACAGGCTTGGAGAAGGTGAGCTGAAGAGAAATCTTGGCGAACTGCTGGACCCCGCAGTTCAGCTTGTGATAGACAGGGCGACGAAAATAGATGCTGACAACAGCAGAGTTGTAACTGAAAACGGAAGCTACGATTACGACTATCTTGTCATTGCCACGGGCTCAAGAGTGGTTCCGGAGGAAATTCCTGGCCTTAAAGAGGGTGGCCACTGGTTCTACAATCTCGAAGGGGCCACGAGACTTAGAGAAGCGCTTGCGAAGTTTAACGGTGGAAAGATTGTTGTGAGCGTGATGGGCATCCCGCATAAATGCCCGGTTGCCCCCATGGAGGTTACGTTCATCCTGCACGACTTCCTGAGGAGGAGAAATCTGAGGGATAAGACAGAGCTTCTCTACACCTACCCGATAAACAAGATATTCACCATGGACCCGGTTGTGGAGCTTGTTCAGCCGATGTTCGATGAAAGGGGGATACAGTACAAGACGTTCTTCAACCCAATAGAGGTAGATGCCAAAAACAGAAAGGTTATCACGCTTGAGGGAGAAGAGGAGAGCTACGACCTGCTCATTGCCATCCCACCGCACAGGGGCGCCCAGGTCATAATCGATTCCGGGCTGGGAGACAAGGGTGGATGGGTGCCAACGGACAAGTACACCCTCCGGGTAGATGGATATGACAACATGTATGCCCTTGGAGATGCCACAAATCTGCCCGTGAGTAAAGCAGGGAGTGTTGCGCACTTTCAGGCAGAGGTTGTGGCTGAAAACCTCGCGGCGGAGATAGAGGGCATAGAGCCGACAGCGATGTTCAACGGAAAGGCGTTCTGCTTCATCGAGACCGGATGGGAAGAGGCAACCTACATCTGGTTCGATTACTTCACCCCGCCAAGGCCGGTTCTGCCGAGCAAGTTTGTCCACTTTGTCAAGATGGCGTACAACAAGGCTTACTGGCTAACTGCGAGAGGATTGCTGTGAGGTGGTGAAGATGGAGGATAAGACTCAGGAACTTGTTGAAAAACTTCTCGAAAACCAGGATACAATAGAGAAAATTCTTGAAAAGATCATACTTCTCGAGAAAACGGGAGCGCTCGACACTCTGGCAGACTTGGCAGCATTCGTCAAAGTTGCACAGGACACTCTCAGTGATGAAATCATCAAAAAGAACTCCGAGCTGATCACGAACCTTGGTCTTGTGTCTGCCAAGTTCACCAGCGACAACGCTCTGATGCTGATCGACGCAATTGGAGATGCGATCTGCAGGTGCGACAAGGAACCAGAGCCTGTTGGGCTGACCGGATTGCTGAAAGCCATGAACGACCCCGATGTGAAATTTGCCCTCGGATTTCTCATCAACATGGCCAAAGCCCTCGGCAGAGCCCTCAGAGAGAGGGCGTAAAATTTATTTACCAATTTTTTCAATAAAAAATTTCTGATGTATCTCTACCCTAAGGAAATTGTTGCGGACACGTATCTGTCCAGGCTTGGCGGCTTTAGTGAGGAATTTGCCCGGAACGAAATCGGGATAAATGAGAAGGCAATAGAGGTGAACACTTCTCTCATCCCGGATGAGACAAAAGTGAAGATCAGGTTTCTGGACGAGCGGGAAAAGCCATATTTCCTCAGACCAATGTTCACTGTTGTCTCAATTCCGACTGGCAGGAGAGCATGCGAATACTCCCGGGATGGGGAGGTTGTGCTCTCCGCAGAACATGCAGAGGTTCTCGGAAACAGGGTTGGCAAGTTCATGGTTCTGAATTCCGTTGAGAGTTTCAGAATCGATGGAGACTACTCATCTATGGAAAAAGCCGTTAAATCAATGCGTGAGTGGATATGGAAGTCAGAGAGCCTACGAAAAAGGAATTGAAGGTCATAAGAAACGCATTGAAATTTTTCAGGGCAACGGACCTTCTTGAAAGATACAAAATCTTCATCGTGGAATCTGGAAAAAGGGAGGTATATCTGTTCACGGAAGAGGTTTTTGAGCTTTTAATGAAAACAGACGCCGTTCATGCTGGCGTGAAGATTGGAGAAGTGGGTAGCCGAAGGTTTAGAATGACGCTGGAGGGTGCATTTTTCATCGCCAAAGACCGCAGAAGAGTGATTGTGACTGAAAGAGGAGAAATGCTCTTTCTTTACGGCAGGGACGTTTTTGCCGGCTCGGTTGTCGATGTTGATGAGGACGTCAGAGAAAATGACGTGGTGTTTGTGTGCAACAGATACGGTGATGTACTTGGCCTGGGCAGGTCGAAATATGATGCAGATGTGATTGGAGAGCTTCAGCAGGAAAGAGTGGTTGTGGAGAACCTTGTTGATAGAGGGGAATATCTGAGAAAGGAAAAGCTCTACGATGCCCACTAAACCCTGTAGACTCTGCCCGCTTTCGAAAGCCTGTTCATTATCGCAAGTCCCAGCCCTTTTTCCTCAACCCCCTCCACTATGATCACGTCGCAGACTCTGTCAAGCTCCCGGAGAGCATCGAAGAGCCTTTCGGCAAACTCTCTCAGGGTGCTGCCGAGATTGTATGTGGGAATGTCCTGGAACTCATCTGCCTTCATTGCAGCAATGCCCACTTTTCTTCCATCTCTGGAAAGCCTCTCTGCAAGCTCACGCATCTCCTCTCTTGCCGTATCTCCGACGAGGACTATCACATCTGCATCGGGAGAATAGTGCCTGTACTTCATGCCCGGACTTCTCGCGACATCGGATTTTCTTATAACCTTCACTTCGAAAAACTCCTCGAGCATTTCCCGTGTAATTGCTCCGGGTCTCAGGATTTCCAGTGGATATGTGGTCGTGTCCACGACAGTGGATTCAAGCCCGATCCGGGTTTTTCCGGCATCGATAATGCAGTCTATCTCATTCCCGAAATCTTCAATTACATGCTCTGCCCGAGTGGGGCTTGGCTTTCCGCTTTTGTTGGCTGAAGGGGCGGCTATTGGAACGCCGGAAAGCTCTATCAGTTTCAGGGCGACCTTGTGGGCAGGCATTCTGACGGCCACCGTGTTCAGACCGCCGGTGGTTTCCCTTGGCACAACCTCTTTTTTCTTCATCACCAGTGTAAGGGGCCCCGGGAAAAACTCTTCAACGAGCTTCTCCGCCACCCTGTTTGGTTCGGCTATTTCGTATATCTGCTCATGCTCATGAACGTGGACGATCAGGGGATTGTCGGATGGCCTGCCCTTTGCAGCGAAGATTTTTCTTACGGCCTTCCCTTCAAGTGCATTTGCTCCAAGTCCGTAAACTGTCTCGGTTGGGAAAGCAACCAGACTACCTGCTTTTATCAATTCCGCCGGATAAGATAGTTCTTCCTCACTGAATTTTTCGGATGATATTCTTATTATCCTCACTCTGAATACTTGCCACGGCTCTGGTTAAAAATATTGGCGGGCGATACATCAGGTCAATCCGCATTTGTTCTTCCAGTTACTATCTTGCCAGAAAGTGGTCAAGCTGAATAACCTCTGCCTCAACCGGACTTAAAATGTCTTTTCTGAACACCTGGATTATTCTTCCAACCCCCCTTGGCCTTATTTTAAGCCTGACGGCGGTCATCTCACATTCCTCGAAGTAGTCATTTCTTGAGTAATACATCGTGTGGGTGGTAAGCTCCTTTCTCTCCACCTCTGCTATTATTCCCGTAACTCCTCTCGACAGATCAACGTTCTTGGCGGTGGTTATGAAAACACATTCGCCAATTCCTGCATTCAGGGCACTTGATATGTTGACGACGTTTCTCAGCTCCAGAGTTCTCAGATTCCCCTTCAACACTTCCTCGATGGTGTACCGGGAAATGCCGGAGATAACGTAGCACCTCATTTCCATCACCCGTACATTGGATGATAATCTTCTTTTACCTCCTGCATCTGTGTCTGCTCTGCGAGCTTCTGCATCTGTGCCTCAATAAACTCCGCCTCCTTTATCAGTTTCTCCGTGCTTATGTCCCATCCATAAATCCTGTTGAGGGTCAGGATGACCTCCGCTGCAGCCCTCGGATCAGGATTGAATCCTGCCGTCTCGCCGAGGAGGGCAAATGCCGGGAACTTTCTCGCCACGCATTCGTTCATCAAACTTCCAGCTATGCCGCTTATCGTTCCCGTTCTGAATATCTCCACATGCTCCTTTATCTCGTTCAGAACTTCCTCGGATGTGGCTGCGCCGTATACCCTCTTTTTGCCCTCAAATGTGGTTAATCCAGCGAGTGACACCAGTCTTTTTGCGCTGATTGATTCTGCCCACTCAAGAATTACTGAACTGAGGTCGTATGCTATTCCCGGATGAACCGGGACATCGGAGTGTATCAGGATAAAGTTGAGTTCCGGGCACCTGTATATCCTCACGGGAGGCTGGACGACTCCCTCGAAAAGTGTGGCTATTGGGGGAAGCAGCTTTGACTCGATAACTCCAATCTGTTCAAGTTTAAGTTCCAGTATGAGGTGTCCACTTGCAATTGTTCCGACGAGACCTATTCCGGGAAAGCTTGTAATCAGAATGGGGTTTTCCATTTCTGTGCTCTCAGAAAAGACTCTCGTATCTCCCATGAATACAGTTGGGCGGAAAAATATATTACTCTTACTGATTACTTCATTTCATGCGAGAGTATCGATTCAAAAGGGGTTTCAAGCCCACAGCAGAAAGGCTGGAGGAGATGATAATCAAGTATTTTGGCAGCTTCGAAAAAGACGGTGATGTTTATGTTGTCAGATACAAGGCTCTCGAGGAGCTTAGACTATGGCTCGAAGGGAAGGTCCTGAAGGCTGAAACCAGAACGAACCCGAATGTGGATGACGAAACCGCACTTGAGACTCTCAGAACCTACAACAGGTTCCTTGATGAGCTTACCGGATACACAGCAAAAGAAAGAAAGAAACACATGATGAAGGATGTGGAGGGAAGTTAGACCGGCATGCTTCCGAGCTGTGTGAGGTTCTGGAGGTTCATGATCGAATATATCGTGTATCCCAGGTAAAGGATTGCTGGTATTGAGGCAGATATAATTGCTTTTTTGAGTTCTATTTTTCTAATCTTTGCGACTCCGTTGCTCCATATCGCTATACTCCATACGAGTGTTGCCAGGTTGATGAATAATCCGCTGTAAACCAGGTTTTTGTTTGTAATCGCTATCAGAAATTCCTGCAGAGTTTCTGGAGATGCTGACTGCAGGAAGTAATACTGTATTGCGAACTGAATTACTGATGCGATTGCCAGCGGGTAAAAACCGTAGGCTGTAACTCCCATGGTTTTGCCGAATTCTCCCTCTCCTCCAAAGAGACTGGAGATCGCGTGAATTATCCCGGCGATT is a window of Geoglobus acetivorans DNA encoding:
- a CDS encoding hydantoinase/oxoprolinase family protein, translating into MIVGIDVGGTNTDVAFLSENQVKTFKFPNEYGVENILNRISREVDIKRSRLIISTSVPLNALTSEFDRIKVLSLVFPGPGLDYSRYGIVMRGYVNHRGIYVEEINEEEIVKALEGEEYDALAISSKFSIRNPVIEHKVSEVASNFIDGDRIALSHHVGLINFPLRINTTILNAKIAEKVKKLTESVKEIKEEFFYYKGDGGIIPWQIALRNPLELYNSSPAAVAYGAYFLTGIKDALVIDIGGTTTDLVLLKDGSPEVEEKVEINGMRTHVRCVRSFSLPYGGDSLYSGSLMPYRDGKSVAFGGDAPTLTDLLNALGAEIGSFQRSREKVGRADAEREVERYVNSVAEVVRNYRVKTIIGTGYLAQHLVPRIAEAAGRRYTIPEHYGSANAVGVAVSRISLTLYARFDTERRLAIFNGEVDQEQFESISGHPDDDELVELAIERAKELALKYGANERDLADIDVMYFNSFNIVKGGIKRGKIVDIIVQIKPGLCCDVV
- a CDS encoding MoaD family protein gives rise to the protein MVVIELFATLRERYGKRVEVEAEDFEDAIRKASEVFGKSFYSEVFEEAGSVRDDRIVLINGRNVKDLEKMPKLKKEDKISIFPPIAGG
- a CDS encoding DsrE/DsrF/DrsH-like family protein, whose protein sequence is MGKLALVLASGELEKLQAASIIASVASTLGNEVVVFATMDGLLAFRKDVVENKAWKTAGDLGKGMLESNVPLFVDTFRQAKEVGNLKMYACGMIMDMLKMSKDDFVDIFDDVVGVSAFLGMIEGAQVLFI
- a CDS encoding proteasome assembly chaperone family protein, with product MGDTRVFSESTEMENPILITSFPGIGLVGTIASGHLILELKLEQIGVIESKLLPPIATLFEGVVQPPVRIYRCPELNFILIHSDVPVHPGIAYDLSSVILEWAESISAKRLVSLAGLTTFEGKKRVYGAATSEEVLNEIKEHVEIFRTGTISGIAGSLMNECVARKFPAFALLGETAGFNPDPRAAAEVILTLNRIYGWDISTEKLIKEAEFIEAQMQKLAEQTQMQEVKEDYHPMYG
- a CDS encoding ATP/GTP-binding protein, yielding MEERIFVFAVGTAGSGKSYFTKAFSDYLDFKKIDHAIVNLDPGADYLPYEPDVDVREWFTVSDIMEKYNVGPNGAQIISADLIATRAQDIVDDLDLYSAEYVLVDTPGQMELFTMRSSGEIILRTFGVNNSVSVFLLDPVISQQPSGYISMVFLYSSAVLRLNIPQIPVLSKSDLLPEHTLRKITGWSDDPESLYDDIQEEKSLSRDLFHVLKDLGLIRPLIPVSSVSGYGMDDIYDIIQEIYFSGEDLESIRY
- a CDS encoding 4Fe-4S binding protein, which produces MTVSFEPEYCTGCGLCEVTCPKSAINVIKTVSGYHADIEGCIDCGVCTVYCQYGALTLDTSPFSQILDKIKYSKTEVNFENCVFCGKCAENCPRDAIDVEKRLEKDRVRLGYVRIGEGCIQCRNCVMFCPTDAVRIVRGRPEIDESKCIYCQICQGVCPKDVIEIHCDSCKIKFEYAVSGNVDVDIGCSLCGTCEMVCEFDAIHVNRIFAGEQSFDGNKCLGDECTICINICPNNAISYEYGDGKIVAFGDSCNFCGKCEKYCPGNAIGIERFVSERYEEIHLPGKISGYHEIHPIIEVSSKCIGCHFCESVCKIAKEINLSEVRGEVEPENCTACGLCESVCPMDAIVVREKL
- a CDS encoding FAD-dependent oxidoreductase, which translates into the protein MKRVVILGGGVAGTLTANYLVPKIKERIKNEEVQITLISDRNFQIYEPGFLYLIFNRLGEGELKRNLGELLDPAVQLVIDRATKIDADNSRVVTENGSYDYDYLVIATGSRVVPEEIPGLKEGGHWFYNLEGATRLREALAKFNGGKIVVSVMGIPHKCPVAPMEVTFILHDFLRRRNLRDKTELLYTYPINKIFTMDPVVELVQPMFDERGIQYKTFFNPIEVDAKNRKVITLEGEEESYDLLIAIPPHRGAQVIIDSGLGDKGGWVPTDKYTLRVDGYDNMYALGDATNLPVSKAGSVAHFQAEVVAENLAAEIEGIEPTAMFNGKAFCFIETGWEEATYIWFDYFTPPRPVLPSKFVHFVKMAYNKAYWLTARGLL
- a CDS encoding N-glycosylase/DNA lyase translates to MSEPVLSLISSIEKVENQAGRIISERVEQFLDLNRKGNEEWFSELCFCILTANSSAELGIKIQNEIGDGFLHLSESELVKELKRLGHRFWRTRAGFIVRARKFSRIRDIVVDSIESGGVSEAREWLVKNIKGIGYKEASHFLRNVGYFDLAILDRHILAVMHKYGILNEISKTLTRKRYLEIEQKFVEIADLAGMKPGILDLYVWYMRTGKVLK
- a CDS encoding DUF473 domain-containing protein is translated as MRCYVISGISRYTIEEVLKGNLRTLELRNVVNISSALNAGIGECVFITTAKNVDLSRGVTGIIAEVERKELTTHTMYYSRNDYFEECEMTAVRLKIRPRGVGRIIQVFRKDILSPVEAEVIQLDHFLAR
- a CDS encoding histone deacetylase, with the protein product MRTGIVYHPKYLEHEQSPTHPERRERLAYTLDQLMEEGIFDLENIVLLEPFEAEIQDVLEVHTREYVDFLIKTSETGGFIDLDTNVPVGLVDVALLAAGGAIRAAQAVIESEVDNAFAMIRPPGHHAKPHTGAGFCYLNNMAIMVRWIQKKGFRKVAIIDWDAHHGDGTQEIFYDDDSVLFISTHQMPLYPGTGYPYETGKGRGEGYTINVPLPPGTSDEGYFYVFEKVIEPVIQEFEPDFIAVSAGQDNHFTDPITGLALTAKGYAEIMKRAVNLASELCEGRIVTVLEGGYSVEHALPYTNLGIIAAMAGMDISNIREPENYLSELRWRKKYYATDRVVENVEEVRRIHSKYWECFGDD
- a CDS encoding sulfurtransferase TusA family protein, producing the protein MEVKADRVVDARGSYCPGPLMELIKAIREEDVGRIIEVWSSDESSAKDIPEWVKKAGHELVGVFEADGYWRIVVKKTR
- a CDS encoding PUA domain-containing protein, encoding MEVREPTKKELKVIRNALKFFRATDLLERYKIFIVESGKREVYLFTEEVFELLMKTDAVHAGVKIGEVGSRRFRMTLEGAFFIAKDRRRVIVTERGEMLFLYGRDVFAGSVVDVDEDVRENDVVFVCNRYGDVLGLGRSKYDADVIGELQQERVVVENLVDRGEYLRKEKLYDAH
- a CDS encoding DUF1641 domain-containing protein; translated protein: MEDKTQELVEKLLENQDTIEKILEKIILLEKTGALDTLADLAAFVKVAQDTLSDEIIKKNSELITNLGLVSAKFTSDNALMLIDAIGDAICRCDKEPEPVGLTGLLKAMNDPDVKFALGFLINMAKALGRALRERA
- a CDS encoding L-threonylcarbamoyladenylate synthase is translated as MRIIRISSEKFSEEELSYPAELIKAGSLVAFPTETVYGLGANALEGKAVRKIFAAKGRPSDNPLIVHVHEHEQIYEIAEPNRVAEKLVEEFFPGPLTLVMKKKEVVPRETTGGLNTVAVRMPAHKVALKLIELSGVPIAAPSANKSGKPSPTRAEHVIEDFGNEIDCIIDAGKTRIGLESTVVDTTTYPLEILRPGAITREMLEEFFEVKVIRKSDVARSPGMKYRHYSPDADVIVLVGDTAREEMRELAERLSRDGRKVGIAAMKADEFQDIPTYNLGSTLREFAERLFDALRELDRVCDVIIVEGVEEKGLGLAIMNRLSKAGRVYRV